From the genome of Eublepharis macularius isolate TG4126 chromosome 12, MPM_Emac_v1.0, whole genome shotgun sequence, one region includes:
- the LOC129339326 gene encoding olfactory receptor 6M1-like, with amino-acid sequence MESGNITSITEFLLLGFVYDPALEIVLFLVFLLVYIVTVLGNALIIVLISIDSRLHSPMYFFLSNLSFIEIFMTTCVVPKMLANFLTKRKTISFGGCFAQSYFYFFMGSTEFILFAAMSFDRYMAICYPLRYPTLMTGMVCVKMVIGSWIGGFLSVFLSTVLKVRLPYCGPNVINHFFCDSAPLLHLACTDISLIELTDFIGSLLLLLGSLSFTATSYVYIISTILKIPSAQGRKKAFATCASHFTVVSMGYGISIFVYVRPSQTDIMSMNKALAIFSGILTPLLNPFIFSLRNEQMKEVLKDVLNRIASKIKDD; translated from the coding sequence ATGGAATCTGGCAATATAACCTCTATCACTGAATTCCTATTGCTTGGGTTTGTATATGACCCTGCTTTGGAGATTGTTCTTTTTCTGGTttttcttcttgtatatatagTGACAGTGCTCGGGAATGCCCTCATAATTGTACTCATCAGCATTGATTCTCGCCTTCACTCCCctatgtatttcttcctcagcaaTTTGTCCTTCATTGAGATATTCATGACAACTTGTGTAGTGCCAAAAATGCTGGCCAATTTCTTGACCAAGAGGAAAACCATTTCATTTGGTGGTTGCTTCGCTCAGTCATACTTCTATTTCTTCATGGGTTCTACTGAGTTCATCCTATTTGCTGCTATGTCCTTTGACCGCTACATGGCCATCTGTTACCCACTTAGGTACCCTACCCTCATGACTGGAATGGTTTGTGTCAAGATGGTGATTGGCTCCTGGATTGGTGGTTTCCTATCTGTGTTCCTGTCGACAGTGCTAAAGGTACGGTTGCCTTACTGTGGACCTAATGTCATCAACCACTTCTTCTGTGACAGTGCCCCTTTGCTACATCTTGCCTGTACAGACATAAGTCTCATTGAATTGACTGACTTCATTGGTTCTTTACTTCTGTTGCTTGGTTCTCTTTCATTCACTGCTACCTCTTATGTCTACATAATTTCAACCATTCTCAAGATTCCTTCTGCTCAAGGTAGGAAGAAGGCCTTTGCCACTTGTGCCTCTCACTTTACAGTTGTCTCCATGGGCTATGGAATCTCCATTTTTGTGTACGTCAGGCCATCCCAGACTGACATTATGAGCATGAACAAAGcattagccattttctccggcaTCTTGACACCTTTATTAAACCCTTTCATCTTCAGTCTGAGAAATGAACAAATGAAAGAGGTGCTGAAAGATGTCCTAAACAGAATAGCTTCTAAAATAAAAGATGACTGA